Sequence from the Candidatus Kinetoplastibacterium galatii TCC219 genome:
TGCATAAACTTGTTTTTTCTTATGAAATATTACTATAGTTGGTATTGCGCTGATCTTAAGTTCTGAAGCCAGTTCTTTTTCATCATCTACATTTATTTTTGCAAATAAAGCTGAATCATTCTGTTGTGCTGCATTTTCAAATACATGGGCAAAGCTCTTACATGGACCACACCAAGGAGCCCAGAAATCTATAACTACTGTGTCATTATTTTCTATGGTTTCATTAAATATTTTTTTGTTTAGTTCTATTACGCTCATTTATATATCCTTTTTTATAAAAATAATAATATTTCATTATATATTAATATCACCAAATATTATTATGCTATTTACTTATTGAGATAGTTTTATATAGTATTATGTACAGTGATATAAAATACTTTTGAGATGCTATTATATTTATTAAGTTTGTTTGTTATTTGAAAATATTTGATATTATAAGATGATGAAATGATAATTCTTGGTTTTGAAAGTTCTTGTGATGATACTTGCGTTGCGATTTTCTCAACGAGTTTGGGATTAATTTCTAACGTTATTCATACTCAAAAGGATACGCATATTGATTATGGTGGAATAGTTCCTGAATTAGCATCCAGAGACCACCTAAGCCATATAGTAAGACTAACCAAGAAAGCTATGAGTGATGTGGATTTAGATTTCAGCGATATCAATGCTATAGCTTATACGGCTGGACCAGGTTTGTTAGGATCTTTACTAGTTGGATCTAGTTTTGCTAAGTCTATTGCCTGGTCCTTAAGCATACCATCTATACCAATAAATCATCTTGAAGGGCATTTGTTATCTCCTTTAATCACAAATCAAGATTTGGAATTTCCTTTTATCAGTTTATTGGTGTCTGGTGGAAATACAATGATTGTTCTAGTTAAGAGTTTTTGTAATTATTGCGTGATTGGTGATACATTGGATGATGCGGCTGGTGAAGCTTTTGATAAAATTGCTAAGTTAATAGGTCTAACTCCTTGTAACGGATCAGAATTATCGAGGTTAGCAGATGATGGTGATGGTAGTTATTTTGATTTGCCAAGACCAATGATAAAAACCAATGATTTTAATTTTAGTTTTAGTGGATTGAAAACATCTGTTATGTTAAGAATAAAAAAACTAAAATCAAATGATAATTTCAATTATTCAACAAAAGCGAATATAGCTGCATCTGTACAGGATGCTATAACTGATATACTAGTCCACAAGGTAATTCTTGCTGTCAAAAAGACTGGAGTAACCAACGTAACTATTTCTGGTGGTGTCAGTGCTAATAAGGTCTTAAGAAGTAAATTGATTTATGCGCTAAGTAATCTAGGTGGTAATGTTTATTTGCCAAGCATTGAGTTATGCACTGATAATGCAGCGATGATAGCATTCACTGCTGCATATAAAATAAAATTTGGTCTGGTGGATTTTACAAATATTTCTGATTACAACCAGGTTAGATCAAGATGGAGTATTGAGGATATTAATAAATGATAAATTAGATGATTATACGATTTTCTGTGCCATTTATTAGTTTTTTAATATTTTCTTTATGCTTGTAGATTAGTATTGTACTTAATATTATGGTAGATACCAGTATTGCGCAATCCACATTGCCTAACTCATATGCGAATATATTGTATATTACAGATAAAGTAACAGTCACAATAGAAGCTAGAGAAGAATATCTCCATATATAAGCTATTAATACCCAAGATATTGCACAATATACTGATAATAAAGGATTTGTCGCAATTATTATACCAAAAAATGTTGCTATTCCCTTTCCTCCTTTGAAATTAGCAAAAATTGGATATATGTGCCCCAATATTACAAATACAGCAGAGATGCCGACTAATTCTGAATAACATCCCCCATAAATTATGTTTGTTATCTTTAGAGCTATTAATCCTTTTGCCATGTCTCCTAACAATGTTATTATAGCTGCTGTTTTATTACCTGTTCTTAGCATATTTGTAGCTCCAGGATTCCTGGATCCAAAGTTTCTAGGATCTTCTAATTTTAGAAACTTACTTATTAAAATTGCAAATGGTACTGATCCAATTATATAGGAAGAAATAGCTATTATAAGAAAATGAATATTTATGTAGTTGTTGTCTATCATAATAATGTTTTTGATCTATAATTCTGATTTAAGTATATAAGATATATTGATATCAAATATCAACGTATCAATTATACTATTTCTTAGGATAAAATTTTAATGCATATTTTAATTTCTAACGACGATGGTTATTCTTCAGTTGGTCTGAAGGCTGTAGTTAATGCATTGGCTGGTATAGCAGATGTAACAGTAGTTGTCCCTGAGTCAAATTGCAGTGGCTCTTCAAACTCTATTACTCTTAGTAGGCCGCTGAATGTTCATTTTGATTCAGATAATTACATGATTATAAATGGCACTCCAACTGATTGTGTCCATTTAGCTATGACTGGTTTGTTAGATAGGTTACCTGATCTTGTCATTTCAGGTATTAATAATGGAGCTAATCTTGGTAGTGATGTTCTTTACTCAGGTACTGTTGGGGCAGCTAGAGAGGCTTACATGTTTGGTATTCCATCGATTGCTGTTTCTTTAGTTGAAAAAGGATGGGAAAATTTAGAATCAGCTACTATGATTTTACATGACATAGTGGTTAATTTTATTAAAAACCCTTTTCAAGAACCATTTCTATGGAATATTAATATTCCTAATATCAGCATAAACCATATTAATGGTATAAAAGCTACGAGAATAGGTAAGAGACATCCATCACAATTATCTACAAAACATAAAACCCCTCGTAATGAAATTGTGTATTGGATAGGACCAGTAGGAGAGATTTCTGACAAATCTGATGGAACCGATTTCAATGCCATATCAAATAATTTTGTCTCTATTACGCCATTAGGAATTGATTTAACTGTAATGAATAGCTTAGATAAAATAAATGAATGGGCCATAAATATTTGAAAATAATTATGAGAACTCCACTAGTTGTATTCACATGAGATATTTAATGATTTATATGTTAAGTATTATAAACATATTAACAAGACGTTTATTTTTTAGTGCATTATCGTTGGTTTTGCTAATTTCTGGATGCAGTAAGGAAGTTATTAAATTCAAATGTGCTCCTATATTTGAAGTTTCTATTAATGAGAGACAATCTATAAATGCTTATATAGTTAAACAAGGTGATAGTTTATATAAAATATCAAAACTTTACGATATAGATGTTGATTTGCTAAAAAAAGTTAATAATCTTGATAGCTCTTGTCAGCTTAATACTGGTAGTTTGTTATATATACCATCAGTAGATAACTCTTATGAGGAGTCAATTGTTACAAATAGCACTAATATAAGGAAAATTGAGAATCCGATCTCCAAGACCAACACAAATATTAAAATACTTTGGGAATGGCCTTGTGATGGAATAATCAAAGAGTATTTTAATTTAAAGAATAGAGGTATAGATATATCTAGTACTATAGGAGAACCAGTTTTTGCTGCTGCTAGTGGTAAAGTTGTATATAGCGGCGGCGGCGTTCGTGGATTAGGAAAATTACTAATTTTGAGTCATGATCAAGGTTTTATAACAGCATATGCTCATAATAGCAGGCTATTTGTTTATAATGGCCAAGAAGTTACAAAAGGCTATAAGATAGCTGAAATAGGAGATAGTGATTCTGACTATCCAAAATTGCACTTCGAGATTCGTAAAAATGGTTTGCCTGTTGATCCTCTGAATTATCTTCCTAAAAAATGATCCCTGTCTTAGTATTTGATATAGAAACTATTCCTGATATTGAATCTATAAAAAAAATAGGTGTGTATGATGCATGTTTATCTGATCAGCAAGTTTTGGATTCGTTTACCGCTAAACGTATAGAATTGTGCGGTAATAATTTCGTACCGCTGCATTTGCATAAAATAGTTGCTATTAGCTGTGTTTTTAGGAACAATAAAGACTTTTATGTAAAAACCCTAGGCAAGCATTCTGATCATGAGAGCAAGCTTTTAGAGTTCTTTTTTGCTATTATCGATAAGTATTCTCCAAGGTTAGTTAGTTGGAATGGCACAAGTTTTGATCTTCCAGTAATACACTACAGAAGTATGATAAATTGTATCTCTGCTCCTAGATATTGGGATACTGGTGATAACAACGATCGCAATTTAAAGTTCAATAATTATATCAATCGTTATCATAGTATGCATTTAGATTTGATGGATGTTTTATCTAAATACAATGGACGTTCTGGTGTTTCAATGAACGAATTGGCAAAATTATGCAAATTCCCAGGAAAGATTGGAATGGATGGTAGCAAGGTTTGGGACTATTGGTCTGATAATAAAATTTCTGAGATACGTTCTTACTGTGAAACAGATGTTATTAATACATGGTTATTGTATTGTAGATTTTGTCTCTTTAGAGGTCATCTAAATAAAGAATCTTATAAAAATGAAATTAGTATAGCAAAAAACAAAATATCATCACTTGATGGTGATCATTGGAGATCATTTCTTAATTCCTGGGATAATTAAAATTAATCTATCAAGCTGAGCATTATAAAAATAAATGTAAATAATATTATTGGAACATAATTTGAAGAAAGTGTTACTTATTGAATCTATTGATGCTAAAGGAATGGGTATATCACATGACGAAAGCGGTAAGGTGATTTTTATAGATGGTGTCTTGCCAGGTGAATTAGTACAATTCGAAATCTTTAGAAGAAAGTCATCTTATGATATTGCTATTCTAACAAGAATATTATCTAGTTCACCATATAGAGTAATTCCGCGTTGTAAGCATTTTAATGTTTGCGGTGGTTGTTCTATACAACATATAGACGATAGGGCACAGGTAGCAATAAAGCAACGTGTTTTAGAAGATAGTTTTTATCATATAGGAAAAATAAAACCAAATTTCTTATTTAGTCCTGTATATGGTGAACCATGGCATTATAGGCAAAGGTCTCGTTTATTTGTAAAGTTTTTGCAAAATAATGATAAAGTGATACTAGGTTTTTATGAAAAAAGAAGTAATCATATTATTGATATTTTAGATTGCCCAGTGCTATCAGAAAAAATTAATACAATATTAAATCCTATAAGAGAAATGATTTATAGACTAACTATAAGAAAACTTATATCTCAAGTGGAAATTGCCGTTGGTGATAACAACGTATCATTACTTATATATAATTCATACAGTCCTTCTAAGTGTGATATAATGAGCATAGTTAATTTCGGCGTGATTAATTCTGTTGATGTATGGTTACACTCATCTAACAATAGTATCTATAGAGTTGGTGATAGTAAGTATAAAGATACTAGCTATTCTCTACCAGAATTCGGGATTTCAATACCTTTTAGGCCTAAAAATTTTACTCAAATTAATCATAATGTTAATAGCATATTGGTATCAAAAGTTATAGGGTTAATGGAGATAGGGCCGTATGATAATATACTGGATATGTTCTGTGGGTTAGGAAATTTTACCTTTCCAATGGCAAAAATAGCCAATAAAGTTATTGGTATTGACATAGATGATAGCTTAATATGTAGGGCACGTGATATTGCTTTAAATTACGGGATGAGTGGGATTGTTAATTTCATAAAGATAAATTTGTTTTCCTTGAATAATGATTTTTTTAATAGACTAGATCATTTTGATATAATGCTCATGGATCCTCCAAGAAGTGGGGCTAATCTGGTAGTTAGATTAATAGCCAGTTTGGATAAAAGTAGAAAGCCTCGCAGGATAGTCTATGTATCATGTAATCCTCATACTCTGGCTCGTGATTCATCTGTATTGGTTATTAATGGCGGCTATAGAGTTGTATGCTCTGGTATTATTAACATGTTTCCTCATACTAGCCATGTAGAATCTATAACTGTATTTGATTTATAGTTTTTGTAGCTTTATTGTATTCTTAGAACGACGCAGCTATTTTTATAGAGTCGATTTTATAGTTTTGGTATATCAAAATATTTTATGTTTGAATTTATTCGTAATAAGAGCCGTTTCATACTTTTAATTTTGTTTTTTTTAATAACTCCTGCTATATTTTTTTCAGGAGTATTTAATTATAAATATGAACAAGATGATCCTAAAATTGCTAAGTTTGGAGATATTTATATTACTCTTGGAGAATTTAATATTGCATATTCTGGATTCTTGGATCAATTGCGTTCAAATGTAAGAAATTGTACAGATATGAATATGATTGATACTCCTGAGATGAGAGAACAATTTCTAGAGGAGTTGATCAATACTAAATTGCTAAGCCTAGTATCCTCAGACATGAATATATCTGTGACTGATGAGAGGCTTAGAGACTATATATCCTCATTAGATTGGGGTAATGGCAAAGGTAATTTCTCAAATGATAATTATGTAAAAGTATTATCGAACTACGGGATGACTCCTGCTGAGTTTGAATACAACCAAAGAAAATTTCTTTCTGCTAAACAAATTACAGATTCTATTGCTTCTTCTGGCATAGCTTCAAAAGTTATATTAAATAAATATTTAGATAGCATGACACAGAAAAGAGTAATACGTACTAGAATGTACAATTTTGATAGCTATAAATCTCTTGTTGACATTAGCCCAGAAGAAATTAATTCATGGTATCTAAAAAATAAAGATTTTTTTAAAAAACCAGAGAATGTTGATATTGAATACATAGTAATAGATGAGGTTAACTGTAATGAAGACTTAGATATTGACGATAGTGAGGCTAAGTCTTTTTATAAAAAAAATCTTGATAAGTTCACTGTGCCAGGGAAATTTTCTTTTGAAAGTATTTTTTTCTCTTTTGATGATATTAAGACAAATGAAGAAAAGTTAGATTTATTTAATGAAGCCAAAACTGTTCTAAACAAGCTAGACGGAAACCCAGATTGTATACTTTTTTCTAAAGACAGCTCTAATTCAAATTTTGTTTATACAAATTATGATTTAAGTACAGAGGAGGAAATATTAGAAGCATTAGGTCAAGAAGCTAAAGATGCTATTTTAAAATTAGCTAAAGGACAGCATTCAAAATTATTGGAGACCTCATGTGGTTTATATATATTTAGATTAAATGAAATATCTTTACCTCGTGTGTTACCGTTCAAAGATGCTAAGAACAAAATAATCATTGAAATACAACAAGATTATAGACATAAATGTTTTTGTGAGAAAATTGATCGTGTAAGGGAATTAATATACAACGAAGATTATGACATTGAATCTATTGCATTAGATATAGGGGTAAAAGTTTCTTCTTTAAGAGGATTAACAAAGAATGGAGTAGCTATTGATGACAAATATCAGAGTATTGTAAAAAATAATTATTTAAATAATTATCAAGTTTTAAGCGTAATTTTTTCTAATGAAGCCTCACTTGATAAAAATTATTTTGGATTAGTTCAAGTATCACCATCAGTTTTTATAGTAGTAAAGGTATTAAAGTATAATGCTTCCTCTATTTTTTCATTGTCTGAGGTTTCTGGTAAAATAAGATCTCTTGTTTTGGAAGATAAAGTCAGAGTTCTTGCCATGGATGATGTTAATAGATACATAGAGAGTGTTTCTAAAAATAATAAATTTGATAAAAGTAAGTTTTCTGAAAAAATTGAAATATCTAGATTTGAATCAGATTTTAGGTTGCCAAAAGAATTAGTAAATGCTGTAATGTCTATGCCAACAAGTAGCTTACCGTATTATGGCAAGGTTAATGTAGACTCAGGTATTTTATTAGTTTATTTAGAAAATATTTTAAACAAAAAAAATGATGACCCTTTAATAGATAAACAAATAAGCGACTCATTGATACATTCCACCGGTAAATCTGAATGGCTTGCGACATTAAGATTTCTTAAAAATAAGTATAAGTTAAAATTGCTTGATCATGTTGATGATGTTATTAATAATTAAATAAAGATTTTTTATCATATTTAACTGTTATAAAGCATTAATTTTGAATGCACTATGCCGCTTTTACTGCTTTTCAATAATTTGAATTTTTCTGGGATTATTAAGTCTAATTCTGATTCCGAGTATATTAGCCCATGTTTTTTTATAGCTACAGGTATCAGCTCCCATAGTTTGTTTAAAATATTTTTATTAAAAGGAGGATCTAATAATATTAAATCAAATTGTTTTGTGTTTTTTTTGCATATAAAATCAATAGCTTCGCCGTAATAAACATTTATATTTTCAGCTTTGATTTTTTTAATTGTTTTCTTTATAAACATGATGGTTTCTTTATTGTTATCTACCATTTGTATAAAACCAGCTCCTCTGGAAGCAGCCTCAAATCCCAATGATCCACTTCCTGCAAACAAGTCAAGAACATTCTTATCTGTGAAATTATTATCCCAATGATTATTTATCCAGTTAAACAAAGTACCTTTTACTTTGTTTGGCGTTGGTCTTAGTCCTTGCATAGTTGGGAATGTAACTTTAGTATTCTTATATTGTCCAGATATAATACGAGTAGAGTTTTTGATCATGTTTAAGTTTTTTAAAAAAAAATCATTTAAAGTTAGTAATAAAGAATTACCAGATTGTACTGATTCAAATAATTATTTAGAAAAAGAACAAGATAGTAGCGATAACCACGAGAGCACTATTAAGAATAATAGTTTAAATCATACAGATGATGATAAACAGATATTAGTAAAAGAATTAGAATATTCGAATCTTAATAATAGTTGGTTTGGTATTTTGAAGAAAAGTTTATCTAATACTAGCAAGAAATTAAGTACAATTTTTTATAATTTTAAGGATAATGAAGATTTATTTGAAAATTTAGAAGATATATTAATAACATCTGATGTTGGTTATAGAACCACGGAAAAAATTTTATCAAAATTAAAAGATAAGGTAAAGAAAGAAAGAATATCAGATCCTGTACATATTAAAAATTTACTCAGGACTATTTTGATAGATCAATTGAAGCCTTTAGAGGGCATAATTAACATAGACAAGAAACCATTTATAATTTTAACTTCTGGTTCTAATGGAGTGGGAAAAACAACTTCTATTGCGAAATTATCATATTATTTTAAGAGTAGAGGTTTATCTGTTTTGCTTGTGGCTGCTGATACATTTCGTGCCGCAGCTTGTGAGCAATTGAGAAATTGGGGAGATAAAAACAATATACCGGTTTTTCATACGGATTCTTCCGATCCATCTTCAGTTGTGTTCGATAGTATACATTATGGCAAATCAAAAAATATTGATGTCATTATCATAGATACAGCAGGCCGCCTAGCTTCTAATCAAAACTTAATGTCTCAGTTGGGCAAAATCAAAAAAGTTATTTCTAAGATAGATAGGGATGCTCCTCATGAATCTATTTTGATAGTGGATGGTAATATGGGCCAGAGTGTTTTGACGCAGCTAGAGTCTTTTAATAATATAGTTGATTTAAGTGGATTGATTATTACTAAACTAGATGGCACTGCCAAAGGTGGAATATTAGTTGCTATATCTGATATGTTTGAAAATAATGAAAAAATTATACCTGTATATTGGGTAGGTTTAGGTGAAGGCATATCTGATTTATATGACTTTAAAGCTGTTGAGTTCGTTGATGCATTGTTGAATTAATTTTTTATTATCATGGTTTTTATAAATAATATTTCTAGAAGTCATTTTATTGTTTTATTATCTAATCACACGATATACTTAAATCGAAAGAGAGATGAGATGAGTTTACATATATCCTCTACTGTAGAGATTATTCATGAATTACGATCAGGACGCATGATTATATTAGTAGATGAAGAAGATAGAGAAAATGAAGGAGATCTACTTATAGCATCGGAATTTGTTTCTGCAGATGCTATTAATTTTATGGTGAAGTATGGTAGAGGTTTAGTATGTCTCACGCTAACAAATGAGTATTGTAATAAGTTAGGTTTGACGATGATGTCGGATCGAAATAGATCAAGATATGGCACAAACTTTACTCAATCTATTGAAGCAGCATGTGGTATTGATACTGGAATTTCTACTGCGGATCGTGCACATACTATTAAAGTTGCCATATCATCAGATACAACTCCTGATGACATTGTGCAGCCAGGTCATATATTTCCTGTTCGTTCTGTACCTGGTGGAGTACTAGTTAGAGCAGGCCACACTGAAGCTGGTTGTGATCTAACATCAATAGCTGGATTAATACCATCATCTGTAATTTGTGAAATTTTAAATGACGATGGGACAATGGCCAGACTCCCAGATTTAATAAGTTTTTCGCAAAAACATAATATA
This genomic interval carries:
- the trxA gene encoding thioredoxin is translated as MSVIELNKKIFNETIENNDTVVIDFWAPWCGPCKSFAHVFENAAQQNDSALFAKINVDDEKELASELKISAIPTIVIFHKKKQVYAKPGSISINKINELIQNAQNEKY
- the tsaD gene encoding tRNA (adenosine(37)-N6)-threonylcarbamoyltransferase complex transferase subunit TsaD, with translation MIILGFESSCDDTCVAIFSTSLGLISNVIHTQKDTHIDYGGIVPELASRDHLSHIVRLTKKAMSDVDLDFSDINAIAYTAGPGLLGSLLVGSSFAKSIAWSLSIPSIPINHLEGHLLSPLITNQDLEFPFISLLVSGGNTMIVLVKSFCNYCVIGDTLDDAAGEAFDKIAKLIGLTPCNGSELSRLADDGDGSYFDLPRPMIKTNDFNFSFSGLKTSVMLRIKKLKSNDNFNYSTKANIAASVQDAITDILVHKVILAVKKTGVTNVTISGGVSANKVLRSKLIYALSNLGGNVYLPSIELCTDNAAMIAFTAAYKIKFGLVDFTNISDYNQVRSRWSIEDINK
- the plsY gene encoding glycerol-3-phosphate 1-O-acyltransferase PlsY; the protein is MIDNNYINIHFLIIAISSYIIGSVPFAILISKFLKLEDPRNFGSRNPGATNMLRTGNKTAAIITLLGDMAKGLIALKITNIIYGGCYSELVGISAVFVILGHIYPIFANFKGGKGIATFFGIIIATNPLLSVYCAISWVLIAYIWRYSSLASIVTVTLSVIYNIFAYELGNVDCAILVSTIILSTILIYKHKENIKKLINGTENRIII
- the surE gene encoding 5'/3'-nucleotidase SurE, whose product is MHILISNDDGYSSVGLKAVVNALAGIADVTVVVPESNCSGSSNSITLSRPLNVHFDSDNYMIINGTPTDCVHLAMTGLLDRLPDLVISGINNGANLGSDVLYSGTVGAAREAYMFGIPSIAVSLVEKGWENLESATMILHDIVVNFIKNPFQEPFLWNINIPNISINHINGIKATRIGKRHPSQLSTKHKTPRNEIVYWIGPVGEISDKSDGTDFNAISNNFVSITPLGIDLTVMNSLDKINEWAINI
- a CDS encoding peptidoglycan DD-metalloendopeptidase family protein: MIYMLSIINILTRRLFFSALSLVLLISGCSKEVIKFKCAPIFEVSINERQSINAYIVKQGDSLYKISKLYDIDVDLLKKVNNLDSSCQLNTGSLLYIPSVDNSYEESIVTNSTNIRKIENPISKTNTNIKILWEWPCDGIIKEYFNLKNRGIDISSTIGEPVFAAASGKVVYSGGGVRGLGKLLILSHDQGFITAYAHNSRLFVYNGQEVTKGYKIAEIGDSDSDYPKLHFEIRKNGLPVDPLNYLPKK
- a CDS encoding 3'-5' exonuclease translates to MIPVLVFDIETIPDIESIKKIGVYDACLSDQQVLDSFTAKRIELCGNNFVPLHLHKIVAISCVFRNNKDFYVKTLGKHSDHESKLLEFFFAIIDKYSPRLVSWNGTSFDLPVIHYRSMINCISAPRYWDTGDNNDRNLKFNNYINRYHSMHLDLMDVLSKYNGRSGVSMNELAKLCKFPGKIGMDGSKVWDYWSDNKISEIRSYCETDVINTWLLYCRFCLFRGHLNKESYKNEISIAKNKISSLDGDHWRSFLNSWDN
- the rlmD gene encoding 23S rRNA (uracil(1939)-C(5))-methyltransferase RlmD, with product MLLIESIDAKGMGISHDESGKVIFIDGVLPGELVQFEIFRRKSSYDIAILTRILSSSPYRVIPRCKHFNVCGGCSIQHIDDRAQVAIKQRVLEDSFYHIGKIKPNFLFSPVYGEPWHYRQRSRLFVKFLQNNDKVILGFYEKRSNHIIDILDCPVLSEKINTILNPIREMIYRLTIRKLISQVEIAVGDNNVSLLIYNSYSPSKCDIMSIVNFGVINSVDVWLHSSNNSIYRVGDSKYKDTSYSLPEFGISIPFRPKNFTQINHNVNSILVSKVIGLMEIGPYDNILDMFCGLGNFTFPMAKIANKVIGIDIDDSLICRARDIALNYGMSGIVNFIKINLFSLNNDFFNRLDHFDIMLMDPPRSGANLVVRLIASLDKSRKPRRIVYVSCNPHTLARDSSVLVINGGYRVVCSGIINMFPHTSHVESITVFDL
- a CDS encoding peptidylprolyl isomerase, which encodes MFEFIRNKSRFILLILFFLITPAIFFSGVFNYKYEQDDPKIAKFGDIYITLGEFNIAYSGFLDQLRSNVRNCTDMNMIDTPEMREQFLEELINTKLLSLVSSDMNISVTDERLRDYISSLDWGNGKGNFSNDNYVKVLSNYGMTPAEFEYNQRKFLSAKQITDSIASSGIASKVILNKYLDSMTQKRVIRTRMYNFDSYKSLVDISPEEINSWYLKNKDFFKKPENVDIEYIVIDEVNCNEDLDIDDSEAKSFYKKNLDKFTVPGKFSFESIFFSFDDIKTNEEKLDLFNEAKTVLNKLDGNPDCILFSKDSSNSNFVYTNYDLSTEEEILEALGQEAKDAILKLAKGQHSKLLETSCGLYIFRLNEISLPRVLPFKDAKNKIIIEIQQDYRHKCFCEKIDRVRELIYNEDYDIESIALDIGVKVSSLRGLTKNGVAIDDKYQSIVKNNYLNNYQVLSVIFSNEASLDKNYFGLVQVSPSVFIVVKVLKYNASSIFSLSEVSGKIRSLVLEDKVRVLAMDDVNRYIESVSKNNKFDKSKFSEKIEISRFESDFRLPKELVNAVMSMPTSSLPYYGKVNVDSGILLVYLENILNKKNDDPLIDKQISDSLIHSTGKSEWLATLRFLKNKYKLKLLDHVDDVINN
- the rsmD gene encoding 16S rRNA (guanine(966)-N(2))-methyltransferase RsmD; this translates as MIKNSTRIISGQYKNTKVTFPTMQGLRPTPNKVKGTLFNWINNHWDNNFTDKNVLDLFAGSGSLGFEAASRGAGFIQMVDNNKETIMFIKKTIKKIKAENINVYYGEAIDFICKKNTKQFDLILLDPPFNKNILNKLWELIPVAIKKHGLIYSESELDLIIPEKFKLLKSSKSGIVHSKLMLYNS
- the ftsY gene encoding signal recognition particle-docking protein FtsY, translating into MFKFFKKKSFKVSNKELPDCTDSNNYLEKEQDSSDNHESTIKNNSLNHTDDDKQILVKELEYSNLNNSWFGILKKSLSNTSKKLSTIFYNFKDNEDLFENLEDILITSDVGYRTTEKILSKLKDKVKKERISDPVHIKNLLRTILIDQLKPLEGIINIDKKPFIILTSGSNGVGKTTSIAKLSYYFKSRGLSVLLVAADTFRAAACEQLRNWGDKNNIPVFHTDSSDPSSVVFDSIHYGKSKNIDVIIIDTAGRLASNQNLMSQLGKIKKVISKIDRDAPHESILIVDGNMGQSVLTQLESFNNIVDLSGLIITKLDGTAKGGILVAISDMFENNEKIIPVYWVGLGEGISDLYDFKAVEFVDALLN
- the ribB gene encoding 3,4-dihydroxy-2-butanone-4-phosphate synthase, which codes for MSLHISSTVEIIHELRSGRMIILVDEEDRENEGDLLIASEFVSADAINFMVKYGRGLVCLTLTNEYCNKLGLTMMSDRNRSRYGTNFTQSIEAACGIDTGISTADRAHTIKVAISSDTTPDDIVQPGHIFPVRSVPGGVLVRAGHTEAGCDLTSIAGLIPSSVICEILNDDGTMARLPDLISFSQKHNIKIGTIYDLVQYRIKNESIISRIGHRNIKTLQGTFKLVFYKDLFHDKSLHIALISGDPRETHETLVYIYKSISIVDIMDVNEKPLSFNNALKNISNSLSGVLVLINCQSIDNNNISEQINKILNSEDANNVNINSLDSYSCGISDQILRDIGVKNMKNII